Proteins from a single region of Labedella gwakjiensis:
- a CDS encoding sulfite oxidase-like oxidoreductase translates to MAVFSRGFGGRARESTPDLPPGQFLTEDFPVLSAGPTPEIDTAEWEFTIRTETGATHRWDWDQFRALPSELVATDIHCVTRWSKLGTSWRGVSLDTLFEEVDSSYDYVMAHSYGGYTTNLPLEDLLDGKAWIAYEFDGEDLDPEHGGPARLLVPHLYFWKSAKWVRGLVMMKDDEPGFWEQNGYHTYGDPWQEQRYW, encoded by the coding sequence ATGGCCGTGTTCAGTCGTGGTTTCGGAGGGCGCGCCCGCGAGAGCACTCCGGACCTCCCGCCCGGCCAGTTCCTCACCGAGGACTTCCCCGTCCTCTCCGCCGGCCCCACCCCCGAGATCGACACCGCGGAGTGGGAGTTCACCATCCGCACGGAGACCGGCGCGACCCATCGCTGGGACTGGGATCAGTTCCGCGCGCTGCCGTCCGAGCTCGTCGCGACGGACATCCACTGCGTGACGCGCTGGTCGAAGCTCGGCACGTCGTGGCGCGGCGTCTCCCTCGACACCCTCTTCGAGGAGGTCGATTCGAGCTACGACTACGTCATGGCGCACTCCTACGGCGGCTACACGACGAACCTGCCGCTCGAGGACCTGCTCGACGGCAAGGCGTGGATCGCCTACGAGTTCGACGGGGAGGACCTCGACCCCGAGCACGGAGGCCCCGCGCGTCTGCTCGTGCCGCACCTCTACTTCTGGAAGAGCGCGAAGTGGGTGCGCGGCCTCGTCATGATGAAGGACGACGAGCCCGGCTTCTGGGAGCAGAACGGCTACCACACCTATGGGGATCCGTGGCAGGAACAGCGGTACTGGTGA
- a CDS encoding ferredoxin reductase, producing the protein MTDWLVGTITHVRTETPTGRSLTIAVDGWPGNLAGQHLDLRLTAPDGYQAVRSYSIASVGADPSVQLAVDKIPTGEVSPYLVDDVLPGDQLEVRGPLGRWFVWTPEDTRPIQLIAGGSGIVPLVAMARAHAASGSAVPFRLLYSVRSPQDRFFADEIAALESETFRVDLVYTRSTPEGWPTPAGRVTRDVIEALTLPASDAPGVFVCGPTGFVEAVARSLVDLGHEPQNVKTERFGGS; encoded by the coding sequence GTGACGGACTGGTTGGTCGGGACGATCACGCACGTGCGCACGGAGACGCCGACGGGGCGCAGCCTCACGATCGCCGTCGACGGCTGGCCGGGGAACCTCGCCGGACAGCACCTCGACCTGCGTCTCACCGCGCCCGACGGCTATCAGGCGGTGCGTTCCTATTCGATCGCGAGCGTCGGCGCCGATCCCTCCGTGCAACTGGCTGTCGACAAGATCCCGACGGGCGAGGTCTCGCCGTACCTCGTGGACGATGTCCTGCCCGGAGACCAGTTGGAGGTGCGCGGTCCTCTGGGGCGGTGGTTCGTGTGGACGCCGGAGGACACCCGACCGATCCAGCTCATCGCCGGAGGTTCCGGGATCGTCCCGCTCGTCGCGATGGCGCGAGCGCACGCGGCGTCCGGAAGCGCCGTTCCCTTCCGACTGCTGTACTCCGTCCGCTCACCCCAGGACCGCTTCTTCGCGGACGAGATCGCGGCACTCGAATCGGAGACCTTCCGAGTGGACCTCGTCTACACGCGTTCGACCCCGGAGGGCTGGCCGACGCCCGCCGGGCGGGTGACCCGTGACGTGATCGAGGCACTCACTCTTCCCGCGTCCGACGCTCCTGGCGTCTTCGTGTGCGGGCCGACGGGCTTCGTCGAAGCCGTCGCCCGATCCCTCGTGGACCTCGGTCACGAGCCGCAGAACGTGAAGACCGAACGGTTCGGAGGATCCTGA
- a CDS encoding molybdopterin-dependent oxidoreductase, with translation MSTRAPHTDSTGVPAAPGPVATGRPAPRRSRPVIAAGAVGVVSALATLAIAELVALVVAPAASPLLAVGSLVIDLVPGWVKDVVIALFGTNDKVVLLLCLAVLVAALAVLSGVLEWRRPPWGTVILGVVGAVAVVAATTRSGATGMWASPTVAGVVVGVLVLRFGSERLRAWIGSSPISGGAGRSPETPDPSLADTAVSRRRFLVFTGATAVGALLVGVGARVANAAAAAADTARRALKLPTAATPAPAVPTGADLGIDGLSPVVTPNADFYRIDTALQVPGVDPASWSLRVFGEVEEEFELTWDELLALPMQEATVTLACVSNEVGGDLIGNALWLGYPIRELLARAKPREGADMVMSRSIDGFTAGTPLSVLQEEDRDSLLAVGMNGEPLPVEHGFPARLVVPGLYGYVSATKWVTSLEVTRFSEASAYWTDRGWSAEGPVKTQSRIDVPTNRARVSAGTVAVAGVAWAQHTGIDRVEVRVDDGGWVEARLATAISADTWVQWVFEWEATAGDHTLQVRATDADGETQGEREVAVVPNGAEGWHTIDVSVS, from the coding sequence GCCCGCAGCCCCCGGCCCCGTCGCCACCGGCCGCCCCGCGCCTCGTCGGTCGCGGCCCGTCATCGCAGCCGGCGCCGTCGGCGTCGTGAGTGCCCTCGCGACGCTCGCGATCGCGGAGCTCGTGGCCCTGGTCGTCGCGCCGGCCGCGAGCCCCCTCCTCGCCGTCGGCTCGCTCGTGATCGACCTCGTGCCCGGATGGGTCAAGGACGTCGTGATCGCGCTGTTCGGGACGAACGACAAGGTGGTGCTCCTGCTCTGTCTGGCGGTGCTCGTTGCGGCCCTCGCCGTCCTGAGCGGTGTGCTCGAGTGGCGCCGACCGCCGTGGGGGACGGTGATCCTGGGTGTTGTCGGCGCTGTCGCTGTGGTGGCCGCCACGACCCGGTCGGGTGCGACCGGCATGTGGGCGAGCCCCACCGTGGCGGGTGTGGTCGTGGGCGTGCTGGTGTTGCGTTTCGGTTCGGAGCGGCTGCGCGCGTGGATCGGCTCCAGCCCGATCTCGGGCGGCGCGGGTCGATCGCCCGAGACTCCAGACCCGTCCCTCGCCGACACCGCCGTCTCGCGCCGACGCTTCCTCGTCTTCACGGGGGCCACAGCTGTCGGCGCGCTCCTCGTCGGTGTCGGTGCGCGCGTCGCGAACGCCGCAGCCGCCGCCGCCGACACCGCGAGACGCGCGCTCAAGCTGCCGACCGCGGCGACGCCCGCGCCGGCCGTCCCGACGGGTGCAGACCTCGGCATCGACGGCCTCTCCCCCGTCGTCACGCCCAACGCCGACTTCTACCGCATCGACACGGCCCTGCAGGTGCCCGGAGTCGATCCCGCGTCGTGGAGCCTCCGGGTGTTCGGCGAGGTCGAGGAGGAGTTCGAGCTCACGTGGGACGAACTCCTCGCCCTGCCGATGCAGGAGGCCACCGTGACGCTCGCGTGTGTGTCGAACGAGGTCGGCGGCGACCTCATCGGCAACGCCCTCTGGCTCGGCTACCCGATCCGCGAGCTGCTCGCCCGAGCGAAACCCCGCGAGGGTGCCGACATGGTGATGTCGAGGAGCATCGACGGGTTCACCGCCGGCACCCCGCTCTCCGTGCTCCAGGAGGAGGACAGGGACAGCCTCCTCGCCGTGGGCATGAACGGCGAGCCGCTCCCCGTCGAGCACGGCTTCCCCGCTCGCCTCGTGGTGCCCGGCCTGTACGGGTATGTGTCCGCGACCAAGTGGGTCACGTCCCTCGAGGTCACGCGATTCTCGGAGGCGAGCGCCTACTGGACGGACCGCGGCTGGTCGGCGGAGGGGCCCGTGAAGACGCAGTCGCGCATCGACGTGCCGACGAACCGGGCACGGGTGAGTGCGGGCACCGTCGCCGTAGCCGGCGTCGCGTGGGCCCAGCACACGGGAATCGACCGGGTGGAGGTCCGGGTGGACGACGGCGGTTGGGTCGAAGCCCGCCTCGCGACGGCCATCTCCGCCGACACGTGGGTGCAGTGGGTGTTCGAGTGGGAGGCCACCGCGGGCGACCACACCCTGCAGGTGCGCGCGACGGACGCCGACGGCGAGACCCAGGGCGAGCGCGAGGTGGCCGTGGTGCCGAACGGCGCCGAGGGCTGGCACACGATCGACGTCTCCGTGTCGTAG
- a CDS encoding ATP-binding cassette domain-containing protein — protein MSTTPEVSAPAAASVGAPHPADTHDLIRVVGARENNLKNVSIDLPKRRLTVFTGVSGSGKSSLVFATIAAESQRMINETYSSFVQNFMPSQSRPDVDVLEGLTTAIIVDQERMGANVRSTVGTATDTGALLRILFSRLGQPHVGAPQAFSFNVASVSGAGAVTFEKGGVTTKERREFSITGGMCQRCEGMGRVNDIDLTQLYDDSKSLSEGALTIPGYTVDGWYVKIFTGSGFLDADKPIRDYTKKELHDFLYKEPVKVKVGDINMTYEGLVPKVQKSMLSKDREAMQPHIRAFVDRAVTFTTCPECNGTRLNEGARSSRIDGVNIAEASAMQISDLAAWVRGLDEPSVTPLLTALGDTLDSFVSIGLGYLSLDRPAGTLSGGEAQRTKMIRHLGSSLTDVTYVFDEPTIGLHPHDIQRMNELLLRLRDKGNTVLVVEHKPEAIAIADHVVDLGPRAGTAGGEIQFEGTVDGLRASDTLTGRHLDDRAALKDAVRARSGVIEVRGASANNLHDVDVDVPLGVLTVVTGVAGSGKSSLVHGSISGREGVVSIDQGAIKGSRRSNPATYTGLLEPIRKAFAKANGVKPALFSANSEGACPNCNGNGVIYTDLGVMASVSSTCEVCEGKRFQASVLEFTLGGKDISEVLAMPVSEALPFFADGEAKTPAAHAILDRLADVGLGYVSLGQPLTTLSGGERQRLKLATHMGEKGGVYILDEPTTGLHLADVENLLGLLDRLVDSGKSVIVIEHHQAVMAHADWIIDVGPGAGHDGGSIVFEGTPADLVAARSTLTGEHLAAYVGA, from the coding sequence ATGTCGACGACGCCCGAAGTCTCCGCTCCCGCCGCAGCCTCCGTCGGCGCTCCGCACCCCGCCGACACCCACGACCTCATCCGCGTCGTCGGTGCTCGCGAGAACAACCTCAAGAACGTCTCGATCGACCTGCCGAAGCGGCGCCTCACGGTGTTCACGGGCGTGTCCGGATCGGGCAAGAGCTCGCTCGTGTTCGCGACCATCGCCGCAGAGTCTCAGCGCATGATCAACGAGACCTACAGCTCGTTCGTGCAGAACTTCATGCCCAGCCAGTCGCGTCCGGATGTGGACGTGCTCGAGGGGCTCACGACCGCGATCATCGTCGACCAGGAGCGCATGGGCGCGAACGTGCGCTCGACCGTGGGCACCGCGACCGACACGGGGGCGCTTCTGCGCATCCTCTTCAGCCGGCTCGGGCAGCCGCACGTCGGCGCTCCGCAGGCGTTCTCCTTCAACGTCGCGTCCGTCTCGGGCGCCGGCGCCGTCACGTTCGAGAAGGGCGGCGTCACCACGAAGGAGCGGCGCGAGTTCTCCATCACGGGCGGCATGTGCCAGCGCTGCGAGGGCATGGGCAGGGTCAACGACATCGACCTCACCCAGCTCTACGACGACAGCAAGTCCCTGAGCGAGGGAGCGCTCACGATCCCCGGCTACACCGTGGACGGCTGGTACGTGAAGATCTTCACGGGCTCTGGCTTCCTCGACGCCGACAAGCCCATCCGTGACTACACGAAGAAGGAGCTGCACGACTTCCTCTACAAGGAGCCCGTCAAGGTCAAGGTGGGCGACATCAACATGACGTACGAGGGCCTCGTGCCCAAAGTGCAGAAGTCGATGCTCTCGAAGGACCGCGAGGCGATGCAGCCGCACATCCGCGCGTTCGTCGATCGCGCCGTCACCTTCACCACCTGCCCGGAGTGCAACGGGACGCGCCTCAACGAGGGCGCCCGCTCATCGCGCATCGACGGCGTCAACATCGCGGAGGCGAGCGCGATGCAGATCAGCGACCTCGCCGCGTGGGTGCGCGGCCTCGACGAACCGTCGGTCACGCCGCTGCTCACGGCACTCGGCGACACACTCGACTCCTTCGTCTCCATCGGCCTCGGCTACCTCTCGCTCGATCGCCCGGCCGGCACCCTGTCGGGTGGCGAGGCGCAGCGAACCAAGATGATCCGGCACCTCGGCTCGTCGCTCACCGACGTGACCTACGTGTTCGACGAGCCCACGATCGGACTGCATCCGCACGACATCCAGCGCATGAACGAGCTGCTGCTGCGCCTCCGCGACAAGGGAAACACGGTGCTCGTCGTGGAGCACAAGCCGGAGGCGATCGCGATCGCCGACCACGTGGTAGACCTCGGCCCGCGTGCCGGGACCGCGGGTGGCGAGATCCAGTTCGAGGGCACCGTCGACGGACTGCGCGCGAGCGACACCCTCACCGGTCGCCACCTCGACGATCGCGCCGCGCTCAAGGACGCCGTACGAGCACGCTCTGGCGTGATCGAGGTGCGCGGGGCGTCGGCCAACAACCTGCACGACGTCGACGTCGATGTGCCGCTCGGCGTCCTGACCGTGGTCACCGGAGTGGCGGGCTCGGGGAAGAGCTCGCTCGTGCACGGCTCGATCTCGGGCCGCGAGGGCGTCGTCTCGATCGACCAGGGCGCCATCAAGGGCTCTCGCCGCAGCAATCCCGCCACCTACACGGGACTGCTCGAGCCGATCCGGAAGGCGTTCGCGAAGGCCAACGGCGTGAAGCCCGCGCTCTTCAGCGCCAACTCCGAGGGCGCGTGCCCCAACTGCAACGGCAACGGCGTGATCTACACGGACCTCGGCGTCATGGCGAGCGTGTCGTCCACGTGCGAGGTGTGCGAAGGCAAGCGCTTCCAGGCCTCCGTTCTCGAATTCACGCTCGGAGGCAAGGACATCAGCGAGGTGCTCGCTATGCCCGTGTCGGAGGCACTCCCGTTCTTCGCCGACGGCGAGGCGAAGACCCCGGCGGCGCACGCGATCCTCGATCGCCTCGCGGATGTCGGCCTCGGCTACGTGAGCCTCGGCCAGCCGCTCACGACCCTGTCCGGGGGCGAGCGTCAACGGCTCAAGCTCGCGACGCACATGGGGGAGAAGGGCGGGGTCTATATCCTCGACGAGCCGACGACGGGCCTGCACCTCGCCGATGTGGAGAACCTCCTCGGGCTCCTCGACCGCCTCGTCGACTCGGGCAAGTCCGTCATCGTCATCGAGCACCACCAGGCGGTGATGGCGCACGCCGACTGGATCATCGACGTGGGACCGGGGGCCGGACACGACGGCGGCTCGATCGTCTTCGAGGGGACCCCGGCCGATCTCGTCGCCGCGCGCTCCACCCTCACGGGGGAGCACCTCGCGGCCTACGTCGGCGCCTGA
- a CDS encoding DUF6510 family protein produces MSSHVDGNALAGTLSEVFRTDMTTAVCCCDGCGETTTLASEMVYGTHGIVVRCRSCDDVLITLVETPDRVVLSFPGVSSMSVERGPDAQSEGEY; encoded by the coding sequence ATGTCGAGCCACGTGGACGGGAACGCTCTCGCCGGGACTCTCTCGGAGGTGTTCCGCACCGACATGACCACCGCCGTCTGCTGCTGCGACGGCTGCGGCGAAACCACGACGCTCGCGAGCGAGATGGTCTACGGAACCCACGGCATCGTGGTGCGCTGCCGCTCCTGCGACGACGTTCTCATCACCCTCGTCGAGACGCCCGACCGCGTCGTGTTGAGCTTCCCTGGCGTGTCCTCGATGAGCGTGGAGCGCGGACCAGACGCACAAAGTGAGGGAGAATATTGA